AAAAGAGGGCAAGGATCCCGCCTGCGTAGGAAAAGCACAGAAAACGGGGGCTGATCAGCATTAAAGCAACGGCCAGCAGCCAGAGATATCCGATCCCCAGCCCGTTGATGGAAATTCCGAACAGCACCATCAGGCAGCTCCCGACCAGCCCCCCGAGAACTCCGTAGCCCAGCGCCGCCCCCGCGACCCTGAGGGGAGAATCCCGGAAGCCAAAGAGAGCCTCCTTCGTTCTCAGCATCCGCTGGTACTGGAACCAGACCAGAAGAACCACAAGCCAGAAAAAGGGTTCGCCGAGCACCCGCAGAAACACCAGGCCGACAAGCGGTAAAACTTCACGCCAGGGAAAATCCATCAGCGCCGCCTCCTAAGCCACCTTTTCTTCGTTCTGCCGGAGGCGGTCCTCCAGGATCCGGACAGCCTCTTCCAGCTGAAGGTCCTTTCCTGCACCATCGGGCTGTTTCACAAGGACATCAGGTTCGATCCCCCTGTTGTGGATGTTCTTCCCCTTGGGGGTCAGGTATTTGTCGGTCGTCAACTTCACGCCCACTTTCGAATCCAGGTTAAAAACGGTCTGGACAAGGCCCTTTCCGAAGGTGGGGGTTCCCACCAGGATTCCGCTTCCCGTGTCCTTAATCGCCCCCGCAACAATCTCCGAAGCACTGGCGCTCCCTTCGTTGACAAGCACCACGAGGGGCACCTTCACCTGCTTTCCGGTCCGGGGGGACTGCCAGACCTCCTCCGCTCCCCCCCGGTGCACGATGCGGACCACCGGCCCCCTGGGGATAAAGTAGCCGGCCAGCTCCACGGCGGCCTGGAGGTCGCCGCCGGGATTTCCCCGCAGATCGAGGATCAGCCCCCGGCAGCCCCCGGCCTCGAGGGCGGCAAGGGCCTCCTTCAACTGAGCAATCGTGCTCGTCCGGTTGAAGTGCATCACCTGCAGGTAGCCGATCCCCGGGTGCCCGGAAAGCATCCTGCCGGTTACGGAAGGCACGGAAATCTGCTCGCGCACCAGTTCAAAATTCAAAAACCGGTTGTTCGCTTTCCGCCAGATCTTGAGGGAAACGCGGGTGCCGGGTTTTCCCCGCAAAAGCTTTGCGGCCTCTACGAGAGAAAGCTGTGCTGCTTCTTTTCCGTTGATCTGGACAATCCGGTCCCCGCTCTTGATCCCGGCGCGGGCAGCAGGCGTCCCGGGCAGAGGAGAAACAACCACAAGCTGCTTCTCCTGGTCGAGATCGATTTCCACACCGATCCCCCCGAAAGACCCCTCGATCTGGAGGTTCAATTCCCTGAAGGCGTCCTGATTCAGGTAAACGGAGTAGGGATCGCCCAGAGCATCCACCATCCCCTGGATCGCACCCTCGACTAAGGTGGCGGTGCTCACTCTGTCGAGGTACTGGGTCTTGATCAGGACGTAAGTTTTGATAAATTTCAAGAGGTTATTTTTGCTCGCCCATAGAAAAAGGCCCCCTAACCCGGACCCCAGCAAGCAAAGCAGAACGACGGCAACCGCGGTAATTTTGAGAAAACGCTGCTTCAGCCTGTCCACCTCCTAAAAGTTCCCCTTCCTGCTATTCCCACTATATGAATAATCCTACACGATTATTAGCGATTTGAAAACCCTTATTTTATTCGCCCCCTTGCCGTACCTGACCACCAGCTTCCCCCGCCGCTCCCCCAGGTCCAGGTCGGCCACCCGCAGGGAGCAGACCTCAGAAACCCGCAGGCCGCAGGAGAGCAGGAGCCGGACCAGGGCAGTGTCCCTGGGGTTTCCTTCCTTTTCAGCTCCCGCAGAAGACGGTTGACCTCAGCCCTTCGAGGGCCTCGGGGGCCTTTCGGGCCTGCGGGACGTGGGGGAAGTCCGGCAACCGCGGGGCCCGCCCTTCACTCGCGCACCATCTTAACCACGCCCTAACCGCCTTAAGTTTTCTGTTGACGGCGTTCGGCTTCAGCTTCCTCACGCCCCGGAGCCAGCTCTGATATTCCTGCAGGTCAATACTCGTAACCCTCTCGGGTAAGGCGTCTTCCCCCGCTGCCCCCCGGAACCACGAGAAGAAGGCAAGGACATTGCAGCGGTAGCCCGAAACGGTGTGGGGGGAGGCCCCCTGCTCGGCCAAGTGTCCCAGGTAGACCTCCAGCACGTTTTCCGGGGTTCAATTATTGTCTTGATGTGTTGTTTTTATAAAGACCTGTCATACCACAAAAAGGACTTTGTTGTCCCCTGGCGAAAACTTTTTAAAACTCTTGAAAGGGGTGTTTTTTTATTGGTTCCTGGTGGAAGAGGCACACGAACGGGGCAACACTGGGAAACCGTAATAAAACCGGTTCTTGAAATTCATTATCCGGGCAGGTTCGCTCTACAGGTACCTGTCGGTCAGCAACTTTTTGGCGGGATTTACAAGGCCGACGCGCTCATTCGCGACCCTTCCGGTGATGTAATTATCAGTGCCAAATGGCAGCAAGTGCGTGGAACGGCTGAACAGAAAATCCTCTACGATATCGCTAGTCTGCTAAAAATTATCCGAGAAGCAAATGGACGTTATCGAAAGGCTTACATAGTGTTGGGGGGAATCGGTTTTTCAAACAACGCCAGAAATTTTCTCTTGGAGCAAGGACATAAAGACTTATTTACCAACGGCCACCTGGTAGAAGTAATTACCATTGACGAGTTTCTTGCGCATGCTAATACCGGAAATCTATGAGTAATTTCGGATTACCAACTCTGACACCGGACCGCGCCTGTCGGCCCGGCAGTTTATCGCCCGCTTTGCGTAGACTACGCGGATGTCGTAGCCCCGATACAACTGGCGGACGAACTCGGTGTCAGAGTTTGACAGCATCACGAAGCAGCCGCGCCGGTCAAGCAGCTTAAAGGTTTCCGCTAACCGCTCCTGCTCTTGCAGGCCAAAGGATTCCGCCGTGTAGTCCGTGAAGTTCGCCGTTTCGGAAAGCGGGTAGTACGGCGGATCGAAGTAAACAAAGTC
This Bacillota bacterium DNA region includes the following protein-coding sequences:
- a CDS encoding site-specific integrase, whose protein sequence is MAEQGASPHTVSGYRCNVLAFFSWFRGAAGEDALPERVTSIDLQEYQSWLRGVRKLKPNAVNRKLKAVRAWLRWCASEGRAPRLPDFPHVPQARKAPEALEGLRSTVFCGS
- a CDS encoding S41 family peptidase — its product is MDRLKQRFLKITAVAVVLLCLLGSGLGGLFLWASKNNLLKFIKTYVLIKTQYLDRVSTATLVEGAIQGMVDALGDPYSVYLNQDAFRELNLQIEGSFGGIGVEIDLDQEKQLVVVSPLPGTPAARAGIKSGDRIVQINGKEAAQLSLVEAAKLLRGKPGTRVSLKIWRKANNRFLNFELVREQISVPSVTGRMLSGHPGIGYLQVMHFNRTSTIAQLKEALAALEAGGCRGLILDLRGNPGGDLQAAVELAGYFIPRGPVVRIVHRGGAEEVWQSPRTGKQVKVPLVVLVNEGSASASEIVAGAIKDTGSGILVGTPTFGKGLVQTVFNLDSKVGVKLTTDKYLTPKGKNIHNRGIEPDVLVKQPDGAGKDLQLEEAVRILEDRLRQNEEKVA
- a CDS encoding tyrosine-type recombinase/integrase, producing MVRLLLSCGLRVSEVCSLRVADLDLGERRGKLVVRYGKGANKIRVFKSLIIV